In one window of Macadamia integrifolia cultivar HAES 741 chromosome 2, SCU_Mint_v3, whole genome shotgun sequence DNA:
- the LOC122087834 gene encoding serine carboxypeptidase-like 42 isoform X1, protein MGMQWFCGLVLLGLVALLGSVHGESLEHLVSRLPGQPKVSFRQFAGYIDVNEKTGKSLFYYFVEAEGDAENKPLTLWLNGGPGCSSMGGGAFTELGPFFPRGDGRGLVINPKSWNKVSNLLFIESPAGVGWSYSNTSSDYITGDENTAKDMRMFLIKWFAKYPKYKSSDFFLTGESYAGHYIPQLANALVDYNMHSKKFKFKIKGVAIGNPLLRLDRDAPSVYEFFWSHGMISDEIGLTIMNECDFNDYTFSEPHNVTASCNDAIGQANKVVGDYVNNYDVILDVCYPSIVKQELRLRKLATKMSVGVDVCISSERSFYFNSPAVQKALHANHTKLPYDWKMCSDVLNYSTTDGNINMLPLLKRIIQNHIPVWIFSGDQDSVVPLLGSRTLVKELAHDLNFKVTVPYGAWFHKGQVGGWATEYGKLLTFATVRGAAHMVPYAQPGRALHLFDSFVHGRRLPNTTKLPINE, encoded by the exons ATGGGTATGCAGTGGTTTTGTGGATTGGTTCTTCTGGGCTTGGTGGCGTTGTTAGGTAGTGTTCATGGGGAATCACTTGAGCATTTGGTATCGAGATTGCCTGGCCAGCCCAAGGTTAGTTTCAGGCAGTTTGCAGGGTACATAGATGTCAATGAGAAGACTGGCAAGAGTTTGTTTTACTACTTTGTTGAAGCAGAGGGGGATGCAGAGAATAAGCCCCTTACGCTCTGGTTAAATGGAG GCCCTGGATGTTCCTCAATGGGTGGGGGTGCCTTTACCGAGTTGGGTCCATTCTTTCCTAGAGGAGATGGTCGGGGCCTTGTGATAAATCCAAAATCATGGAACAAAG TATCGAATCTCCTCTTTATTGAGTCTCCTGCTGGGGTGGGATGGTCTTACTCAAACACATCATCAGATTATATTACTGGGGATGAAAATACTG CGAAGGACATGCGCATGTTCCTGATAAAATGGTTTGCTAAATATCCGAAGTACAAGTCAAGCGATTTTTTTCTGACTGGAGAAAGCTATGCAG GGCATTATATACCACAATTGGCAAATGCTTTAGTGGACTACAATATGCactcaaaaaaattcaagttcAAGATTAAGGGAGTAGCT ATTGGGAATCCACTTCTCAGACTTGATAGGGATGCCCCATCAGTATACGAGTTCTTTTGGTCACACGGGATGATTTCAGATGAAATTGGCCTCACCATCATGAATGAATGTGATTTCAATGACTATACCTTCAGTGAACCCCACAATGTGACAGCCTCATGCAATGACGCTATTGGCCAAGCAAATAAGGTGGTCGGAGATTATGTAAATAATTATGATGTGATCCTTGATGTCTGTTATCCATCTATTGTGAAGCAGGAGCTGCGACTGCGAAaattg GCTACTAAGATGAGTGTGGGGGTTGATGTTTGCATAAGCTCCGagagaagtttctattttaacAGTCCAGCAGTTCAGAAGGCTCTTCATGCAAACCATACCAAGTTACCATACGATTGGAAAATGTGCAGTGA TGTTCTGAATTACAGTACAACTGATGGCAACATTAACATGCTTCCTTTGCTGAAGAGAATTATCCAAAATCATATTCCCGTCTGGATTTTCAG tggGGACCAGGATTCTGTTGTACCACTGTTGGGATCAAGGACACTCGTAAAAGAACTCGCTCATGATCTGAATTTCAAGGTCACAGTTCCATATGGAGCTTGGTTTCACAAAGGACAG GTTGGAGGCTGGGCTACTGAGTATGGAAAGTTATTGACTTTTGCCACAGTTAGAGGAGCTGCTCATATGGTCCCCTATGCACAACCTGGAAGAGCTTTGCATTTGTTTGATTCATTTGTGCATGGAAGGAGATTACCAAATACAACTAAACTTCCCATTAACGAATAA
- the LOC122087834 gene encoding serine carboxypeptidase-like 42 isoform X2 has translation MGMQWFCGLVLLGLVALLGSVHGESLEHLVSRLPGQPKVSFRQFAGYIDVNEKTGKSLFYYFVEAEGDAENKPLTLWLNGGPGCSSMGGGAFTELGPFFPRGDGRGLVINPKSWNKVSNLLFIESPAGVGWSYSNTSSDYITGDENTAKDMRMFLIKWFAKYPKYKSSDFFLTGESYAGHYIPQLANALVDYNMHSKKFKFKIKGVAIGNPLLRLDRDAPSVYEFFWSHGMISDEIGLTIMNECDFNDYTFSEPHNVTASCNDAIGQANKATKMSVGVDVCISSERSFYFNSPAVQKALHANHTKLPYDWKMCSDVLNYSTTDGNINMLPLLKRIIQNHIPVWIFSGDQDSVVPLLGSRTLVKELAHDLNFKVTVPYGAWFHKGQVGGWATEYGKLLTFATVRGAAHMVPYAQPGRALHLFDSFVHGRRLPNTTKLPINE, from the exons ATGGGTATGCAGTGGTTTTGTGGATTGGTTCTTCTGGGCTTGGTGGCGTTGTTAGGTAGTGTTCATGGGGAATCACTTGAGCATTTGGTATCGAGATTGCCTGGCCAGCCCAAGGTTAGTTTCAGGCAGTTTGCAGGGTACATAGATGTCAATGAGAAGACTGGCAAGAGTTTGTTTTACTACTTTGTTGAAGCAGAGGGGGATGCAGAGAATAAGCCCCTTACGCTCTGGTTAAATGGAG GCCCTGGATGTTCCTCAATGGGTGGGGGTGCCTTTACCGAGTTGGGTCCATTCTTTCCTAGAGGAGATGGTCGGGGCCTTGTGATAAATCCAAAATCATGGAACAAAG TATCGAATCTCCTCTTTATTGAGTCTCCTGCTGGGGTGGGATGGTCTTACTCAAACACATCATCAGATTATATTACTGGGGATGAAAATACTG CGAAGGACATGCGCATGTTCCTGATAAAATGGTTTGCTAAATATCCGAAGTACAAGTCAAGCGATTTTTTTCTGACTGGAGAAAGCTATGCAG GGCATTATATACCACAATTGGCAAATGCTTTAGTGGACTACAATATGCactcaaaaaaattcaagttcAAGATTAAGGGAGTAGCT ATTGGGAATCCACTTCTCAGACTTGATAGGGATGCCCCATCAGTATACGAGTTCTTTTGGTCACACGGGATGATTTCAGATGAAATTGGCCTCACCATCATGAATGAATGTGATTTCAATGACTATACCTTCAGTGAACCCCACAATGTGACAGCCTCATGCAATGACGCTATTGGCCAAGCAAATAAG GCTACTAAGATGAGTGTGGGGGTTGATGTTTGCATAAGCTCCGagagaagtttctattttaacAGTCCAGCAGTTCAGAAGGCTCTTCATGCAAACCATACCAAGTTACCATACGATTGGAAAATGTGCAGTGA TGTTCTGAATTACAGTACAACTGATGGCAACATTAACATGCTTCCTTTGCTGAAGAGAATTATCCAAAATCATATTCCCGTCTGGATTTTCAG tggGGACCAGGATTCTGTTGTACCACTGTTGGGATCAAGGACACTCGTAAAAGAACTCGCTCATGATCTGAATTTCAAGGTCACAGTTCCATATGGAGCTTGGTTTCACAAAGGACAG GTTGGAGGCTGGGCTACTGAGTATGGAAAGTTATTGACTTTTGCCACAGTTAGAGGAGCTGCTCATATGGTCCCCTATGCACAACCTGGAAGAGCTTTGCATTTGTTTGATTCATTTGTGCATGGAAGGAGATTACCAAATACAACTAAACTTCCCATTAACGAATAA
- the LOC122057385 gene encoding uncharacterized protein LOC122057385 — protein MSTMAVAAVGSLGSSRCSLFVLNHSCFNRSPYPSLNVSFFFDHYPLLQLRRRFYTIHAKKKNLQSEPPLLKPTIVEEVTLDDEDEEDIFDELEDEDFMNDDDSFEDEYAVENSELCIGGGGDGGGISLAGTWWDKQALAIAEEVSSSFDGDLRIYAFKTFVNSTVKVRIEKLSNKYGSPSMDDIEAFSTAYRAQLDEAEDAGSIPQDIYLEVSSPGVERILRIPQDLDRFKDRPMYVMYATEVGAAGSLTESDGVFRLVSFDLETSCCTWGLADVRINRDKAGKGRQLSKKQREWRLSTPFDSLRLVRLYSEI, from the exons TTGCTGCGGTTGGGAGTCTGGGTTCATCAAGATGTTCGCTATTTGTACTCAATCATTCGTGTTTCAACAGGTCTCCCTACCCTTCACTTAACGTCTCCTTTTTCTTTGACCACTACCCACTTCTTCAATTACGAAGAAGATTCTATACTATTCATGCCAAGAAGAAAAATCTACAATCCGAGCCACCTCTTCTCAAACCGACAATTGTTGAAGAAGTGACTCTGGATGATGAAGACGAAGAAGATATTTTTGATGAGTTAGAAGATG AGGATTTCATGAACGATGATGATTCTTTTGAGGATGAATATGCCGTGGAGAATTCTGAACTCTGT attggtggtggaggtgatggAGGAGGAATTTCTCTTGCTGGTACATGGTGGGACAAACAAGCATTAGCCATAGCTGAAGAAGTTTCTTCGTCGTTTGACGGCGACTTGAGAATATATGCATTCAAGACATTTGTTAATTCTACTGTTAAAGTGCGCATTGAAAAGCTTTCCAATAA GTATGGTTCTCCCAGTATGGATGACATTGAAGCTTTCTCCACAGCATATAGAGCACAGTTGGATGAAGCTGAGGATGCTGGATCCATACCTCAGGATATATATCTGGAG GTGTCTTCTCCTGGTGTTGAAAGGATACTTCGCATTCCACAAGATCTCGACCGGTTCAAGGATCGGCCAATGTATGTAATGTACGCCACTGAGGTCGGAGCTGCAGGCTCATTGACAGAAAGTGATGGTGTTttcaggcttgtttcttttgatttggagaCTTCTTGTTGCACATGGGGTTTGGCAGATGTGAGGATAAATAGAGATAaagcagggaaaggaagacagCTGAGCAAAAAGCAACGAGAGTGGCGGTTGAGCACACCCTTTGATTCATTGCGTCTAGTTCGGTTGTATTCTGAGATTTGA